Proteins encoded in a region of the Polyodon spathula isolate WHYD16114869_AA chromosome 9, ASM1765450v1, whole genome shotgun sequence genome:
- the ercc5 gene encoding basic immunoglobulin-like variable motif-containing protein isoform X2 has translation MPNTAGSPATDLSGSGDKAAVEKPRSRDGGEHALFNSLSRGASAESGGSNSEGQRPRACLVTHSREQFYTVCSDYALVNQAACLYHSSKHSAPAAPLVQSHAEGQDHSSSSITCEGDSAMEAVSASHTKPVLAWEIDTTDFDTVLIRMKSWTGNLKTGCRKIKASDKHCRNLQEFPQQATLEEIKQRKVLDQRRWYCISRPQYKTSCGISSLVSCWNFLYSTLGAGSLPPITQEEALLILGFQPPFEEIKFGPFTGNATLMRWFRQINDNFRVRGCSYILYKPHGKNRTAGETAEGALLKLTRGLQDDSMAYIYHCQNHYFCPVGFEATPLKAAKAYRGPLPHKEVEHWILIGEPSRKHPAIHCKKWADIVTDLNTQNPEYLDIRHTDRGLQYRKTKKVGGNLHCLLAFQRVNWQRLGPWASHFENLGHEVHEQVSARSGAGISDSMEDDSPVKHRGCLGRTLSGGFQKEWKRLSNTSECRRAVAPESERDREPAD, from the exons ATGCCTAACACTGCAGGAAGTCCAGCCACAGATCTTTCAGGCAGCGGTGACAAGGCTGCTGTGGAGAAGCCGCGGAGCAGAGATGGGGGGGAACACGCCTTGTTCAATTCTTTGAGCCGAGGTGCTTCGGCTGAATCTGGAGGATCAAACAGCGAAGGGCAGCGTCCACGGGCCTGCCTAGTGACACACTCCCGGGAACAGTTTTACACAGTGTGTTCAGACTACGCCTTGGTGAACCAGGCTGCGTGTCTCTATCACTCCTCTAAACACTCAGCCCCTGCAGCCCCGCTCGTACAGTCGCACGCTGAGGGCCAGGATCACAGCAGCTCCAGTATCACTTGTGAGGGGGACTCTGCTATGGAAGCCGTGTCTGCCAGTCACACAAAGCCTGTGCTAGCGTGGGAGATCGACACCACAGACTTTGATACTGTTCTAATAAGAATGAAAAGCTGGACAG GCAACTTGAAGACTGGCTGCAGGAAGATAAAGGCATCTGATAAGCACTGTCGAAACTTACAAGAGTTTCCCCAGCAGGCAACACTGgaagaaataaaacagagaaaAGTACTGGATCAAAGAAGATG GTATTGCATCAGTCGTCCCCAGTACAAGACTTCCTGTGGAATTTCCTCTCTGGTGTCGTGTTGGAATTTCTTGTACAGCACACTTGGGGCAGGGAG TCTCCCACCAATCACCCAAGAGGAGGCGTTGCTTATTTTGGGCTTCCAGCCACCCTTTGAAGAGATCAAGTTCGGTCCCTTCACTGGAAATGCAACACTAATGCG GTGGTTCAGACAAATCAATGATAACTTTCGTGTTCGAGgatgttcatatattttatacaaaccGCATGGGAAAAACAGGACCGCTGGGGAAACGG CTGAAGGAGCTTTATTGAAATTAACTCGAGGACTACAAGACGATTCGATGGCTTATATCTACCACTGTCAGAATCACTACTTCTGTCCAGTGGGATTTGAAGCAACCCCATTGAAAGCTGCTAAAGCATACAG GGGTCCTCTCCCACATAAGGAAGTGGAGCACTGGATACTTATTGGAGAGCCAAGTAGGAAACATCCAGCTATACACTGCAAAAA GTGGGCGGACATAGTGACAGATCTCAATACACAGAATCCAGAATATCTCGACATTCGTCACACAGACAGGGGTTTACAATACCGAAAAACAAAGAAG GTGGGGGGTAACCTGCACTGTCTCCTAGCATTCCAAAGAGTAAACTGGCAAAGACTGGGCCCCTGGGCGTCACACTTTGAAAACCTTGGGCATGAAGTTCATGAGCAGGTCTCGGCTCGCAGCGGGGCAGGCATCTCTGACAGCATGGAAGACGACAGTCCCGTCAAACACCGCGGATGCTTGGGAAGGACTCTTAGTGGAGGCTTTCAAAAAGAATGGAAGAGATTATCTAACACCTCCGAATGCAGGAGAGCTGTAGCCCCGGAGAGTGAAAGGGACAGAGAGCCTGCTGATTAA
- the LOC121321024 gene encoding selenocysteine Se-methyltransferase-like isoform X1: MNEKVVILDGDFATGLEAGGFKIQGDPLWSARLIHTNPQAIKEAHCRFLSSGADVICTATSQASVEGFMKFLGLSSEQTVQLLMSGVYRAKEAAQEFHQTCRDPERKMLLVAASVGPYGAFLHDGSEYTGAYEETMHLQHYTTLIRLQDFKAWHWQQILRLVSA; this comes from the exons tgaatgaaaaGGTTGTCATTTTAGACGGTGATTTTGCAACAGGATTAGAAGCGGGTGGGTTTAAGATCCAG GGAGATCCCTTGTGGAGTGCCAGATTAATTCATACGAATCCCCAGGCAATCAAAGAAGCGCACTGCAG GTTTCTTTCGAGCGGTGCTGATGTTATCTGTACAGCTACTTCTCAGGCGAGTGTGGAGGGCTTTATGAAGTTCCTGGGACTGAGCTCAGAGCAAACTGTCCAGCTTCTCATGTCAGGGGTGTATCGTGCTAAAGAGGCAGCGCAGGAATTTCATCAAACCTGCCGTGATCCAG AAAGGAAGATGCTTTTAGTTGCTGCTTCTGTTGGACCTTATGGTGCCTTTCTGCACGATGGGTCAGAGTACACAGGGGCCTATGAGGAAACAATGCACTTACAG CACTACACTACTCTGATTCGGTTGCAGGATTTCAAAGCGTGGCATTGGCAACAGATCCTGCGCTTGGTGTCAGCCTGA
- the LOC121321024 gene encoding homocysteine S-methyltransferase 1-like isoform X2: MNEKVVILDGDFATGLEAGGFKIQGDPLWSARLIHTNPQAIKEAHCRFLSSGADVICTATSQASVEGFMKFLGLSSEQTVQLLMSGVYRAKEAAQEFHQTCRDPERKMLLVAASVGPYGAFLHDGSEYTGAYEETMHLQDFKAWHWQQILRLVSA, from the exons tgaatgaaaaGGTTGTCATTTTAGACGGTGATTTTGCAACAGGATTAGAAGCGGGTGGGTTTAAGATCCAG GGAGATCCCTTGTGGAGTGCCAGATTAATTCATACGAATCCCCAGGCAATCAAAGAAGCGCACTGCAG GTTTCTTTCGAGCGGTGCTGATGTTATCTGTACAGCTACTTCTCAGGCGAGTGTGGAGGGCTTTATGAAGTTCCTGGGACTGAGCTCAGAGCAAACTGTCCAGCTTCTCATGTCAGGGGTGTATCGTGCTAAAGAGGCAGCGCAGGAATTTCATCAAACCTGCCGTGATCCAG AAAGGAAGATGCTTTTAGTTGCTGCTTCTGTTGGACCTTATGGTGCCTTTCTGCACGATGGGTCAGAGTACACAGGGGCCTATGAGGAAACAATGCACTTACAG GATTTCAAAGCGTGGCATTGGCAACAGATCCTGCGCTTGGTGTCAGCCTGA
- the LOC121321024 gene encoding selenocysteine Se-methyltransferase-like isoform X3 yields the protein MNEKVVILDGDFATGLEAGGFKIQGDPLWSARLIHTNPQAIKEAHCRFLSSGADVICTATSQASVEGFMKFLGLSSEQTVQLLMSGVYRAKEAAQEFHQTCRDPERKMLLVAASVGPYGAFLHDGSEYTGAYEETMHLQVAVVELPLQTLHS from the exons tgaatgaaaaGGTTGTCATTTTAGACGGTGATTTTGCAACAGGATTAGAAGCGGGTGGGTTTAAGATCCAG GGAGATCCCTTGTGGAGTGCCAGATTAATTCATACGAATCCCCAGGCAATCAAAGAAGCGCACTGCAG GTTTCTTTCGAGCGGTGCTGATGTTATCTGTACAGCTACTTCTCAGGCGAGTGTGGAGGGCTTTATGAAGTTCCTGGGACTGAGCTCAGAGCAAACTGTCCAGCTTCTCATGTCAGGGGTGTATCGTGCTAAAGAGGCAGCGCAGGAATTTCATCAAACCTGCCGTGATCCAG AAAGGAAGATGCTTTTAGTTGCTGCTTCTGTTGGACCTTATGGTGCCTTTCTGCACGATGGGTCAGAGTACACAGGGGCCTATGAGGAAACAATGCACTTACAG GTGGCTGTTGTGGAACTACCCCTTCAGACATTGCACAGCTAA